TGGTGGCGGCGACCGAGCTTCCCAGCCCGCCGCCCCAGGTCACGACCGGGATATTGGCCGACTTGGCTGCCTGCAGCCCGGCCCCGATCGAGGAATAGGGAAACACCATGTCGACGATGGCCGCCGAGCCGCGCTGCGCGAAATTCTGGATCGCGGCATTGGCCTGGTCGGCGCTACCCGCCGCATCGATGACCGAAACGTCCCAGCCGATCTCCTTGGCGGCGGCCTTGGCGCCGACGATATAGCGGGCGTTGTTCGCTTCCGTCGCCGAGATCGAGACGATGCCGACCAGCGGCGTGTCCGCCCGAGCGGGAAACGCTGCGGCCGCGGCCGCCAACGCAGCCCCAATGACTATCCACTTCATGATCTCCTCCTTTTGACGTTGCGGCGCCTACCTCGCCGAACCGTTTCGCTAGATTATGCGGATAACAACGGCAATCAAGGCAAATTTTCGGGGATTTAGCCTAGACAAAGGCCATTTTGGCGACCAAAACTCAACTAATCGATTAGCTGGGTTCGCTATGGCCACCATCAAGGACGTCGCTCGCAAGGCAGAGGTATCGACGGCAACGGTGTCGGCGGTGATTAACGATTCCGCCTATGTGAGCCCGGAATTGCGGGCCCGCGTCCTGGCCGCCGTCCGTGACCTCAGCTATGCGCCCTCGCTCGCTGCGCGGAACCTGAAGCGCGGGCGCAGCCAGTTGATCGCCCTGGTCGTGGCCGATCTCGCCAACCCCTTCTTCTCGCGTGTCGTATGGGCGGCGGAAGCGGCGGTCGCCGCCTGGGGCTACTCGCTGCTGATCTTCAACAGCGACGAGAAGCCGGAGGTCGAGCGTCGCATCCTCGCCCGCGTGCGAACACTCTCCTGCGACGGGGTGATCCTGGTCCCGGTCGGCGACTCGACGGAGCATCTGCAGAACGATCCCGACGGCAAACCGATCCCAACCGTGCTGTTCGGCCGTACCGTCGCCGATGACAGGTCGGACACGGTGACGATCGACAACATATCGGCCGGCAGGCAGGCGACGGAATATCTGCTCGATCTCGGCCATACCCGCCTCGGCACGGTCACCGGCCCGCTGCATGTCACCACCGGGCGTGGCCGCCTCGACGGGATGCTGGCGGCCATGCGGTCGCGAGGCCTGACGCTTGAATCGCGCTATATACGCTCGGGTGAGTTCCGCGAGGATGCCGCCTATTCGGTGGCGCGCAGCCTGTTGGAACAGCCGGCGCGGCCAACGGCGCTCTATGTCGCGAGCGGTCTGATGGCGCTCGGCGTGATGCGGGCAGTGGCGGATCTCGGGCTGCGCTGTCCGGGCGACATCTCCATCGCTTCCACCGATACCATCCCTGGCATCGGAGGCTTGCGTCCGCGCTTGACGCGCACCGAGCATCCGCTTGTCGACATGACCAACGAGGCGGTCCGGCTTCTCGTCGATCAGATCAGGCGTGGCGGTCCTGCCGAACCGCGCAACGTCGTCTTCCAGCCTTCACTGGTGGTCGGCGACAGCTGCGCGCCGGTCGTGGCGCAAACCGTGGCGTCGCCGCCCAGCTCCGACCCAATGACCCCCGCGCCTTGATCCGATCGAGGCTTGCGTTTTCGGGCGGCGCCCATCCCTCGTCTCGACAGCGGAAAGTCCGCAAGGGCCTCAGCCCGCCTGCGGGGCCGTTCGGGCCTGCACGGGCAGCCGGCGTTCGAACTCCCACAAAAGGACCGGGCAGGCTAGAAGAGCCGCCGAGCCGAGGCCGAGCGCCGCGCCGGCGCTGCCCGTCCAAAGCGAAAGCTTGCCGCCGAACCAAGGCGCGATCAGCATCGTGGCGTAGTAGACCGTGTAGAAGAGCCCCATTCCCAGCGCCCGTGTCGCCGGCGCCAGCACCCGCGCCGGCAGGCTCATGATCGCTCCGGCCGGCAGCCCGCAGACCAGGCCGAGCACAACCATGGTGGGCAGCACCGCTGAACAGCGCCATAGCAAGAGGACCAAGGCCGCGAAAGCGAGACAGCTTGTCGCCAGCATGGCGTTGCGGCTCCTGCTCTGGTCCGCGAGGTAGCCTCCGAGCGGAACCGAAAGAGCCGCGAGCCACAGCACGATGCTGACGGCCGAACCGGCGGCGGCGGTCGACCAGCCGCGCTCGACCAGCATCGACGGCGCGAAACTGAAGATCATGGCGAAGCCGACATTGTAGAAGGCCCAGATCAAACCCGCCAGCAGCACGGCCCAGACAGCAGGCTTCGCGAGCCGCGAGCCTTCCGCTGAAGCCGGAGCGGCGGCGGGTCCGGGTGGCTGGTACAGGAATCCCACCAGCGCAAGCGCCGCGACGATGAGCGCCATCACGGCAATCTGCGTCCCCGCTATGCCGAATTCCGCCCGTATCAGCGGCAGCCCGGCGAGCGTGAGGGCGATGCCCAGCGGCCAAGAGTTGATGAAGATCGCCATCGCCGTGGCGATCCGCCGGCCCGTGAACCAGTCGACGACCATCTTGGTCATCAGCACGTTCAGCAGCACGCCTCCGACCCCGGAGATCAACCGTGCCGCGATCTGCACGCTCCATGAGGTTGAGGTGAAAAGCAGCATCTCGCCGGCCAGCATCATCGCCAGGCCGGCGAGCACGCTTGCCTTGTCGCCGAAGCGCCTGCCGATCGCGCCGCCGGGAAGCGCCAGCGCAACGCCCGGGGCGAAGTACAGACCGATGAGCACGCCGATGTCGGCGAGGTTTGCGTCGAGCGCCTTGCCCAGTTCCGGCGCAATGGCCGCGATGCTCTGGAATTGCACCGCTATCGCGGCGCGGGCGACGAACAGAACGGCAAGGATGGTCCAGCGGCTGGGCACGGCACTGCTCCTGCTGAGACACTTGGCGGCTCGACTACGGTAGAAAGCAATGAATGTCTGGCGCGATCGATATCACGGATAATGCACTATTCGGCCCGCTCGGGAAGCCATCTGTCGCCCTGCATGAAAGCCTCATCACCAGTGCCAAGACGGCGCTCCGTCATCGACCTCACAACTCATCGTTGACATATATTCATAACAGATATATGTGTCTTGCATATTAGTGGAGCGCTCGATGAACGAGACCGATTTCCTCAAGGACTACGACCCAAGCGCCTTCCAGCGGCCGTCGGTGGCGGTCGACCTTGTGCTGCTCGGTATCCGCGCCGGCCGGCCGGCCGTGCTGCTGGTCAAGCGCGACCAGCTTCCGCATGCGGGGCGCTGGGCGCTGCCGGGCGGCTTTGTCGGCATCGACGAATCCCTCGACGCGGCCGTCGCGCGCGTGCTGCGCGAAAAGGCCGGCATGGGCGAGGCGCATCTCGAGCAGCTCTACACATTCGGCGCGGTGGAGCGCGATCCGCGCATGCGCATCATCAGCGTCGCCTATCTGGCGCTGCTCACCGAGCAGGCCTTCGATGCGGCGCTCGGCGCGAAGCCGACGCTGCTGCCAGCTACGATCCAGGTGCCCTGGGCCGGCGAGGCTGGTGGGCCGGTCGATGTGCTCGCGCCGGAAGGCGAAAAACTGACGCTCGCTTTCGATCATGCCGATATCCTGGCGATGGCGATGCTCAGGCTGCGCGGCAAGCTCGACTATTCCGATGTCGCCTTCGCGCTGCTGCCCGAATTCTTCACGTTGCGGCAGCTGCAGGACGTGCATGAGGCGATCCTGGGCACGTCGCTCAACAAGCCGGCCTTCCGCCGGCGCCAACTCGACAAGGGCTGGCTGGCGGCAACCGGCGCCTATGAATCGGGCGCTGCTTTCCGCCCGGCCGAGCTCTATCGTTTCCAACGTCTCATGGCTGATTGAGGGAGAGACCATCATGGCCACCATTCGCAGTTTCGGCTTCATTGCCCAGCTTCGCAGCGAGGCAAGCAGCCACGTCATCCGCTACCGCAACGGCCGAGAAATGCAGAGCGGCCGCGGCCTGGTCTTCTGGTTCGTGCCCGAGACCGCCAGCATCGCCGAGCTGCCGATGGACGACCGCGAGATGACGCTCTTCGTCAAGGGCCGCAGCCAGGATTTCCAGACCGTCGCCGTGCAGGGCACGATCGGCTGGCATGTGGTCGATCCGGCGCGGCTCGCCGAACGCGTCGATTTCAGCATCGATCTCAGGACCGGCAAGCTGCGCGGCGAACCGATCGAGAAGATCCAGGCCCGCATCGCCGGCATCGCCAACCAGGCGGTGCAGCAATATCTCGGCCAGGCGCCGGTGCGCGCGCTGCTCGACGGCGGCCCGGCGCCCTTGCGCGAGCGGCTGCAGGCGCTGGTCGCCGCCGATCCCGCGCTGACCGACATCGGTGTCGCCGCCGTCGCGGTCAGGCTCACCAATTTGACACCGACAAGCGAGCTCGAGCGGGCGCTGCAGACGCCGACCTTCGAGGCGCTGCAGCAGAAGGCCGACGAGGCGACCTTCCAGCGCCGGGCGCTTGCCGTGGAGAAGGAGCGCGCCATCGCCGAGAACGAGCTGGCGAACAAGACCGAGCTGGCGCGGCGCGAGAAGCTGCTCATCGCCGAAGAGGCCGAGAACGCCCGCAACCGCGCCACCGGCGCGGCCGAGGCGCAGCAGATCGAAGCTGGCGCCGAGGCCGAGCGGATCCGCGCCATCGAGGGCGCCAAGGCGGAAGCCGAATGGCAGCATATCGCCATCTACCGCGACCTGCCGCCCGCGATCCTGCTCGGCCTTGCCGCCCAGCAGCTCGCCGGCAAGCTGGACAAGATCGAGCATGTCAACGTCACGCCCGACCTGCTCGCCACCGTGCTCGGCGAATTCCGCAAGGCCCCGGCGGTGATCGAAGGCCGGTGAGGAGCGAGCCATGGCCGCGAACCGTCCCCGCGCGGTCTTCGTGACGCGCGAGACCGACTACGAGCTGTTGATCGCGCATCACGCGACGCGCGGCCAGGCGCGCTTCTTCCTCGAGACGCGCGGCCAGCGGCTGGAAGACGTCGAGGCCCGGCACGATCGCTTCCACGCGGTGCTCGGCACGGCGCGCGCCTCGGTGCCGGCCGACTGGCGCCAGACCCTGGTGAGCCGCGCCGACCTCAACCGCTTCCTGTTCGCCCGACGACGTCATTGTCGCCGTCGGGCAGGACGGGCTGGTCGCCAACGTCGCCAAATATCTCAACGGCCAGCCGGTCCTCGGCGTCAATCCGGCGCCGGATCTCTATGACGGCGTCCTGGTGCGCATCGGCGTCGGCAGGCTGACAAAACTGCTTGCCGCCAGCAACGCCGGCGATCTCCAGATGGAATCGCGCACCATGGTCCAGGCCGAGCTCGAAGCGGGTGAGACGCTGCTTGCGCTCAACGAGATATTCGTCGGCCATCGCAGCCATCAGTCGGCCCGCTATCGAGGCGGAAGGCGAGGCGGAGGACCATTCCTCCAGCGGCCTCATCGTCGCCTCCGGCACCGGCGCGACCGGCTGGGCGCGCTCGATCATGGAAGCGACGCATCTGGAGCTGTCGCTCGGCCGCGAGGAACATGCGGTCGGCTTCTGGGTTCGCGAGCCCTTCCCGAGCATCGCCACCGCCACGAAATTGCGGGCGGGAAAGATCACCGAGAAACCGCTCTTCATCATCTCGCGCATGAACGAGGGCGGCGTGATCTTCGCCGACGGCATCGAGCAGGATTTCATCGCCTTCGACTGGGGCCGGCAGGTGCGGCTGTCGCCAGCGTCAAGGGTGTTGCGGCTGGTGATCGACCGGTAGGACCGAGTTGGCCGCAAAACCTGCAATAGTCAGCCCTGGACGGCGCCGGTCTTTCCAGCCTTCCCGTTCGCGCCGTCGAGCAGGGCGATCAATCCCTTGAGGATGTCGATCGGCGGCGGCGGACATCCGGGAATGTGCAGGTCGACCGGCACCACGTCCGACACGCCGCCGACAACGGCGTAGCCGCCGGCGAAGCAGCCGCCGTCCTTGGCGCAGTCGCCTAATGCAACCA
This region of Mesorhizobium sp. M2A.F.Ca.ET.046.03.2.1 genomic DNA includes:
- a CDS encoding LacI family DNA-binding transcriptional regulator translates to MATIKDVARKAEVSTATVSAVINDSAYVSPELRARVLAAVRDLSYAPSLAARNLKRGRSQLIALVVADLANPFFSRVVWAAEAAVAAWGYSLLIFNSDEKPEVERRILARVRTLSCDGVILVPVGDSTEHLQNDPDGKPIPTVLFGRTVADDRSDTVTIDNISAGRQATEYLLDLGHTRLGTVTGPLHVTTGRGRLDGMLAAMRSRGLTLESRYIRSGEFREDAAYSVARSLLEQPARPTALYVASGLMALGVMRAVADLGLRCPGDISIASTDTIPGIGGLRPRLTRTEHPLVDMTNEAVRLLVDQIRRGGPAEPRNVVFQPSLVVGDSCAPVVAQTVASPPSSDPMTPAP
- a CDS encoding MFS transporter: MPSRWTILAVLFVARAAIAVQFQSIAAIAPELGKALDANLADIGVLIGLYFAPGVALALPGGAIGRRFGDKASVLAGLAMMLAGEMLLFTSTSWSVQIAARLISGVGGVLLNVLMTKMVVDWFTGRRIATAMAIFINSWPLGIALTLAGLPLIRAEFGIAGTQIAVMALIVAALALVGFLYQPPGPAAAPASAEGSRLAKPAVWAVLLAGLIWAFYNVGFAMIFSFAPSMLVERGWSTAAAGSAVSIVLWLAALSVPLGGYLADQSRSRNAMLATSCLAFAALVLLLWRCSAVLPTMVVLGLVCGLPAGAIMSLPARVLAPATRALGMGLFYTVYYATMLIAPWFGGKLSLWTGSAGAALGLGSAALLACPVLLWEFERRLPVQARTAPQAG
- a CDS encoding NUDIX domain-containing protein, with product MNETDFLKDYDPSAFQRPSVAVDLVLLGIRAGRPAVLLVKRDQLPHAGRWALPGGFVGIDESLDAAVARVLREKAGMGEAHLEQLYTFGAVERDPRMRIISVAYLALLTEQAFDAALGAKPTLLPATIQVPWAGEAGGPVDVLAPEGEKLTLAFDHADILAMAMLRLRGKLDYSDVAFALLPEFFTLRQLQDVHEAILGTSLNKPAFRRRQLDKGWLAATGAYESGAAFRPAELYRFQRLMAD
- a CDS encoding SPFH domain-containing protein — encoded protein: MATIRSFGFIAQLRSEASSHVIRYRNGREMQSGRGLVFWFVPETASIAELPMDDREMTLFVKGRSQDFQTVAVQGTIGWHVVDPARLAERVDFSIDLRTGKLRGEPIEKIQARIAGIANQAVQQYLGQAPVRALLDGGPAPLRERLQALVAADPALTDIGVAAVAVRLTNLTPTSELERALQTPTFEALQQKADEATFQRRALAVEKERAIAENELANKTELARREKLLIAEEAENARNRATGAAEAQQIEAGAEAERIRAIEGAKAEAEWQHIAIYRDLPPAILLGLAAQQLAGKLDKIEHVNVTPDLLATVLGEFRKAPAVIEGR